AGCAAAAAAAGCTGTTGAAAAGGCTAAAGTTGCATCTTGGGAAGAATTCATCTCTAGCTTCAACCCTACTACATCCCCCCGAGAAATATGGAGAAAGGTTCACGCCTTCAATGGAAATCGCTGTATACCACGTCCTAGTAGGACTATTGGAGAAAAGATCACCCACGATCCCGCTGAAATAGCCAACGCCATCGCTTGCCACTTTGAAGAAGGTTTTTCAACTAACATTAAATTCTCTGACGAATTACCGCCGGTTCAAGCCGATTCCTCTCTGGATTATGTTAACTCTGATTTCTCAATTGAAGAACTTATGTGGTCTCTCAATCGTGGGCAAGGTCAATCAACCGGTCCAGATGAGATTGGATATCCGATGCTGCGACGTCTACCTTTTAGAGCCAAAGTTCTGCTTTTGAGCAAAGCGGCAGAGCGGAAAATGGCCTGACGAGTGGAAGACGGCAACGATCATCCCCATACCCAAGGCAAATAAAGATTCGAAGGTTTTGGGCAACCAACGTCCAATCTCGTTAACCAACTTTATATCCAAGGTTCATGAGAGAATGACCAACCGGAGGTTGATGGGCGCCCCGGAGGGAAAGCAACTTCTGGACGACCGCCAATTTGCTTTCAGAAAAGGTAAAGGCATCGATGCTTATTTTGCCCATCTAGAAGGAATACTGAACCCTGCACTGACCTCTCGCCTCCACTGTGAAGTAGCAGCGCTCGACCTATGCAAAGCATATGACTCCATACCAAAAAATCTCATCTGGGGCCAACTTCGCCAGTGGGGTTTCAGCCAAAGAATTCTGAGTGCGTGTGAGGACTTTATGGAAGGTCGAATTTTCAGAGTGGCTATCAGAGGAACTTACTCCCAGGAATATAACCAGAAGCAAGGAGTACCCCAAGGGTCCGTTCTTGCGGTCACACTTTTTCTGATAGGTATGAACTCTGTCTTTAAATCTATTCCTCCAAATGTGTACATCATGACCTACGCGGATAATATTTTGCTCTTTGCAACACACCGTAACACTAAAGAAGCAACAAAGAATCTCCAAACTGCCATTGATGAAACGGTGAAATGGTCCCAAGTTTTAGGAATGACGATATCCTGTTCAAAAAGTAAATGGTCTCATTTCTGCAAGTGTCGAAAACATCCTGAAGAGTCTACCACCCTCCTAATCAACGGAAACCGAATATACATGGATCCCACGATCGATATCTTAGGGATCAGTTTCGATAGACGTCTGGACTTCACTGGACACACCAAACAACTCAAGAAGAACATTGAAAGCTATTGGCCAAAAAAAGACTGGAGGAAGCCGAAAAACACTTTTGATATTCCATGGGTGGGGCATCGTTAGCAGTGGAGGTGTACCCATAATCAAACTTCTTCAACCCGTTTACAATACCGGGATACGACTTTGTTCTGGTGCTTTTCGCACAAGCCCAATACTTGCTATTATGGCCGAGGCTGGTGTACTTCCTTTTCCCTACGAAGCTAAGAGAGTTCTTCTGCGCAAAACATCTAATCTTCTTGCCAACGGTCTGAATATTGCCCCTTCGCTGCTCAAAAGGGCTGAAGAAATGGTTGAGGAGAATTGTACCCAAGCAATGTTCTGTTTTCTCGGCCGAAGCGCTCGCTCTACTTATTGCCATCGAACTCCTCTCCAACAaaccaaaaatcattttttccgaCTCCGCCAGATGCATTGATGCAATCTGTTCCGAAAAATCTTCACACCCTTGGATATTGAAGGCCAGGTCGGCTCTTAAAAACACCAAAACCAAGCTCTGCTTGGTACCCGGCCACTGCGGTATTCCTGGCAACGATAAAGCGGACCTTCTGGCAAACATTGGGCGCAGCAGGGACCTACTTACCCAAGAAGTTTCAGCACCGGATGCTGCTCGTTGGTTCAATGAGGTCCTGTAGTGTAAAAGGAATTCTCACTTCCTGTCTGAGAGAGACTTGTTTATTCTTAAAACTAAACCGACTCCTTGTGCTTGGAAAGACCGAGACAACAGGCACGAGCAACGTTCTTTGGCAAGACTTCGAATCGGTCACACCCGACTAACCCATTCCTGCTACATCGAAAGAAAGAGTGGTGACTGTGAATCCTGTGGAGTACGAATGACGGTGGAACATATCTTGGTCGAATGTCGTTTATACCAAGATGCACGTGACGAGGCTGAACTTGAAGATGATATCGGCTTTATACTATCCTACGATGCTGCTAGAGAAACTAAAgtgctgaaatttttaagattaacAAACCTTTTGAAAGAAATCTAATGTCTATGGTTAGGAGAACTTTAACAAGGGTGCTTAATCGCTTGGCGCACGGCACCCTCCCAAATAAACGcacttcaatcaatcaattttgacacatttataatttttgtcgtttatgtcattttggCCTTTTTTGTCATGCTTGTCTgtagtttttgtcgttttcgtctttttcatttttataattttttatttttatcatttttgtgaattttgtgattttgtcatatttgtaatttttgtaaattcagtcattttatcatttttgtcatgacatttttgtatttttttaatttttttataatttttgttttttttttttatttttgtcatttttgccatttttggtaCCTCGCCTCTAATAgatgtttgaaatttgtaatttttgtattttttgtctttttaatatttaaagtctttttttgttattttggtcttGTCTttcgttttttaacttttgtctTTCTTCCCATATTTGATAAACGGTCTAATatgccattttttcaaaatggagaaaattgtGCCATTTGATAACTTATACTCTATATAATATCCCtacttcattcatttttcaaaaaatgcatcGGTGGAGGCATACAACCCTAAAGAAAATATGTCTAATATGcaatatatttgataaattgtctGATGTGCATGATGTGTTGAATCTGGTGTCTTTATTTAGAAAGTTTTTATAATCCCTTCTTGTTGTGATCTTGTGGCTTGGTGGTTATGGGCGTGAGCAATCGCAGCAATATTTGAAAACGTATGCACATCAGGCAAATTCAGAGCTAATTGTCCACTTTTGTTCACGTTATATTTGATAAAGTGACTAATgagattgaaattattttttttcaaaaattctttatctaaatttgcaatttaactCAACCGCCTATGTCCTACACttaaaatgattgttttgcatattaatctactttattttgagtattaggATTTGGATTATTGTGCGTTTTTCTAGCATAGGTGTTCATGGCTCATTAGACTGTTTATCAAATATGGGCAGCTTTTTTATAGTTCTTAAACTtcttaaattttagtaattctTATGAccatattatttttattctttcctcggcatttttgttgttttttttgcatttcctaTCATAACTAACCTTTATCAAGCGTGTACTCGTTAACCCCACCGGTATGGGCCCACTGGTTCCGTTGCATGCGCATCTGCGAAAGTAGCTCGCTCAGCTTGCCCTTGAACTGCGTTGGGGTGGACACTAGGGCATGCATATTTTCCAACTTGCTACGAATGATTTCCTCCTCGGGCGAAAGTGACAGACCCATTTTGCGGGTGCTTTCCTGTTTGACAATGATTTTGAGGATTCGATGGCTTAGCTCGGCGAATTTGCGACGATGTTCCATAATTTTGGCAGTGGTATTTGTGTGTCTCTGTTTCAGTTGAGCTATTTCCTTTTCGACCTTGTCCAGGTAGGATATGTGGATGTCTGTTTCACCTTCCTGGCACTTGATGCGCCACTTGAGATCCTGGAAGCCTACCATGGGTACCGGTATGAATCGCTTAGGGTCGGGGTTATCGATTTTGGCTTGTTGCCACATCCGCGGGTCGATTCCTTTTGGTGGATTGTCGAGATATTCTTTCAGTTGATCTTCTTCGGGAAGAACGAGTGCGACGACTGATTCCACACCAAGGGTGGAAAGCTGTTGTTTCGGGGTCGGTTGATTGAGATAGTTGGAAACTTCCGTAGCTAGGACACGTTTCGTTTCGTTGGAAGTGGTGGACTTTTCCTCAACATAAATTATGATTTGACACTTATTTTCTCCCAAGGATTTGATACTATCGACGGTTATTGCCAAATTGGGTTTACTGCCGAAAATTTGACCAAGGCTGGTAACGAATTGCTGCTGCTGATCCTTTACTTGACCGGCAGATTTGTTCGTGGTGAGACCAACGAGTCCAGCTTTATTTTCCTTCCCGGGTAACTTTGTGTAGCCCATGGTTTTAAACCGACAAAGGTAGTTACTAGATGTGATATCCACCGGAGGATTTGTAGGCGAGTAGAAGGCTTTACCGGTGCCCAACATGGCCTGAAGGTAGTTCCATTTGGCGATAACCGTATCGCGTTCATCTCCAAAGATCGAAACATTGAAAATTGACTGGGCGAAGGCTTCCTCCGGGGTGAGGGCaggttgctgctgttgttgctgctgctgttgctggaaCGTTTGCCCAAAAGCTAGCCCCGGGTTGGCCGGTTGTTGGCCAAAAGCTCCTGCTCCAAACGAGGTGCCAAAACCTCCGAAACCGGTGTTGGTATTAGTGTTTGTCTGTCCAAATAGGGACGGAGCCGAACTGGTTGTGGTTGTTCCGAATCCTCCGAATCCGCCAAAGGCGGGAGCTAAAAATGAGTCATGGTTAGAGGCTTGAGGTGaaattctaagttttttttcttccttaccACTAGTAGTCGCCGTTGTTCCAAAACCTCCAAATCCGGTTGCAGCTGAAGTTGTAGCAGTCGCCCCAAATCCTCCGAAGCCAGTCGCACCTGCCGTTGAGGTGGCTGCCGTTCCAAATCCTCCGAAAGCTGGCGCTGCCGCAGCTACCGGTGCAGTATTAGTTCCGAAAGAGAACGCCGAAGTACTGGCGGCCGTGGGAGCCGTGGCTCCCCCAAATCCTCCGAAAGCCGTGTTGGTTGTGGTATTGGCAGCTTGGCCACCGAACAGCGAAGGCGCGGTACTTGTTACCGTCTGGGTAGCACCGAAAGCCGGCGTCGAAGCCTGTGGTGCTCCGAAGCTAAAGTTTCCGAAGCCAGCTGTGGGATAGAAgagcaaaaaagaaaattgcaatTAGTTAAACGAGGTATTGTCAGACACGTGTAAACTGCAATAGGGTTAAAGTTCGAATCAGAAAGACTAGAGAAAACATGTGTCCGTCACATGGTACAATAAAACTGACAATCGTGCACAGAACAACTGCTTGGGCAACCGAGGAACATACTTGTATCTACATTGTTGGGGCACTCGTAATTTGATTAAATCTGGTACTTAGAACTGGTAGAAGAACGAAACTGTAGTAAAATTCCTGTACTTTTTCTTctgtaaaatcttaaaaaaaatattttgaaattcaccttgaaaacttatcaaacgTAAGTTAAATTTCCGAATATGTTTGTATtcaattaacattgaaaatagtgtaaACGCCTTAACGAACATGCCCTAGTTGCTACAGACCACGCCAGAAAGCTGTGGCACCATATCGATTCCTGGTGCTAATTGGATTGAAACTAGTGTATCACAACAAATAGTTAGCAAAACAATCTCTTCCCTATATTCGCTAAGCTCATGGCGCTCTGATTGGTGGTCCACCTTTCTTTGTCCGCATCAGCTAAATCCCAGGGCATGGTCGTCGGCAAATCAGGCGTTTCACGCTTTCCGAAGTCAAGACGGGCCTGCCAGTCGGTGACAGTGTTGGCAAGTGAACGGATCGTTCGTATTCCGGTGGCCGGGTTTTCCGCGTTCGGGACTTGTTCTGATAAGTGTCACCGGATTCCGCGTTGCTGTCTGCGCGCGTGCCAAACTTTGATTTGAACACACTCTACGGATGTCGTCGCTTGAAGCTAGTGTAACGTGTTACGGAATAAGCGATTAGCAGAAGGCGATCCGATTAACGAACATACATCCTGTGGATGATTGTTCTACATGGATAGTTCCAGGAAAGCTATTTACAACTGAAACAAACAACATACAATACCTACATTGGACCGAACTGTGATGGTTGAGGAAAATATTTGCTTACGACTGGATCGAGCGTAATTGGTAACATTCAAATTGCGGAATAATATACATAACTTCAACAAGGAATTCAGATCAGCCATATTCAAATGCACTTGCAGGCTTCTACTGCAGTACTATCTTTTGGGAATGGGAAATGCCTTCAAAACTATGCTGTCCATAGCAGTCATTATTTACAACAgtttttggatgaaatatttggcATATTTTTTGACATGTGACATCCATAGTCACTGGCACGATGCATTCAGGGAATCTCGAGCAACCTATTTTTGACATGAACCTTTAACCGATCCTTTGCGCTAAAATATTAGCCTGAGTTTAAATAACCGAGATTGTCTACAAGGATCTTTTCCGATGGCAGAAAACAAAATACAGCTTGTAGTTCAAGCCTTGAACATTAAAcggtgctgattttttttaaacaaagccCATTTAAACCGTAGTTGGGTGACAAAAAGGCTTGTGTGATACCACACTTGAACataatggtggctccagagagtgtgaCAATATGCTAGAATAAGCgatcggttgcccggattttgttgttgcccattttaaatcactttaattgttaaaatataacaaaaaacttaaaattaattctcttattttttaattttgtgtaaattttaagagcaagttttatcaaaataacaaggccggattaaggggggggcaaaaggggcaattgccccgggccccccggctcaggggggccccccgaggaaaaaaaatagatttaatattgttttaaccATACtactttaatttttacaaatctatgaaaagaaatcaaaactagaaaatcggaatgaaaacttgaaatataacaactaaaggggcccccgtgaaataatatctagaatagtcTTTCTCTTGCATAAGTTAGGGAGAGTTAGCAGTGAAGAAGTTCTCCTGCATTTTTCGAgttaagaatatcaaaatcttggtgttgaatttcaaaaatttcaacccaaaatctggacaaaaattaTGTGAAGcgaattcgaaacaaaaattatgaagaatattAGGCAAAAcaccttaaattttaattttttttaatcgaaacaagTCAGTATACTGTACCTAACAGAGAcaattaagaaaaacatctcctcattttcgttgcatacaaacgtcttgcacaataataatgtttattattatgttaactttccaagtaatgcttactgcactaaaatagcatctaatttcgccaaaactggctcacattGCTTAGAGAGAACAGAGAAACGTTATGATCAGCATTTCAGAAtcttacccgggcagtatccgggttataCTGGGTAATGTTATTACTTTTCACTTTCCGATcatcattattaaaaatttccgtttttttataatttctcaaCCCTTTTGCCTCCAAAttccgaaaataaaatctttaaaaaaatctgtagttccctaaattggaccaatcaacagtacagagtttctttattgaatttccatccttatttctgtcttagacttgaaattcgaattgaaatattttcaactgatttaaccaaaattttatcatctactgaagttaATATCCTGAAATCAGTATATCAATTTCCatatgatcattctcaaattattttaaaaatgatctcaTAGTCAAGTTgcaaatatcattgagtgattctcttaacatgaatttttcaatgtttttaatcttttttttcagattcaattcattgacatttgcaagtcttgtgttgttttttcagttactgaagttcagtctaatggtttttatgaattttgagaactcaatGGTTTTAAACTCATTTGGTTTCCTTATCTGGCTTTTTCCATGATAACTGATTGGGTGTTAAACATGTAAgtctgattattttttcaattgcttttttttgcacttttatcACCGTTGTCActtttagaataacaatttgataataatttttttttttatctgatgagaatcatattcataaacatttcatgaaaacgtttcttttgtgtttcaaagatataaaattgaaattcacatttggtgcaattcctgctttggctccgattgtaactttgaatctgtttttttatttaattcataaggctatgatcaattagtatccggacactttatttcggtgatggCTACATtattagagctcggatatgcagcgttgtgttggttatgaaaaggactatcttgcctatttttgccagatttttaagttcatgtgtgtttgagatatttacgatgcaaagaGACATGGTCAAAATaactttgcacaaatttgcgccttttgcgtctatggttattggggataactgaacgcagaccccttaaataatgcaattaatccatttccgtcagtcaaaaagtgttTCCCACTAAAAGACACCTAGTCaataactaatagtgaacaGTTCCTTAGATTGCAATGTGTGCaacggtttttacgcaatgtgacagatgtgtcctgatggaagaagaaatttatgttaaaaccggatttaagagatcaaatttttcgagatgcctactgaTGAAAAGTTTCCAAcaagattccaattgctttttccaggtgagtttgtgtaaaatatcatgatttagcaaaggttttacttctgtggtaaaaataaaagatcaatacatgactgacacaagtgtgcaaagataacaaagagattttatgaaaaagtaagattattttttgaaatcgttgataaatatatttgttttatatttttatattaaatgtcatattaacacctccATTTCCTACATAGAtaaattttcgatcaaatgaatagtttttaaatacaATCGTTTGTTActgtccggatactaaatgatcatagccttattttgtttctcaaaactatatttgaaattatgattaaagGTTTGAGagactgaattgtggttctgaatccAACCTGATTTTTAGTCTTGAGTTCTTACACTCCTATATCTGTATCgctatggaattttttttattcactgtttcaaatcttcatgatacttcccaattgtcatgaggTAAATATCTTTCGACGAATTACAAACCAGACTAtcaatgataaatgaaaatcatttaaaatatctatccggtcatttttttaaatcagagaattttagatggtgataagggtattaaaaaaattgagaattgaatttagcattttgcagctcaaatcagagctttcattgtttaaaaatgtctaaactcttccgcaatgtttgcacctgattaattaataatttttatttgaaggtaacagaaactatcttctacgtaggacgcagacaacatggctatttgaaagCAGTAAACTGAGTTCATATCCAGtacttttacacgtttaaaatgttttgtattctctgggatagcatttgaaaaaaaaatcgaatcataggggccccccgagaaaaattgccccgggccccccgatggcttaatccggccctgcaaaataatcaaaaacggttttctggtctaaaaaacattatttaaaatctacaaatgattaaaaaaaagttttaaatgttttctttttgttgattttgaccaaaattttgcCGGATTTggagtttaaagttttaaaagcaaatggccggatattgccaggtttttagttAAATTAACTCGGATAAGCCAGTCCCGGAGAAGTgcggaaaaaatattgaaagtttcgTATTATCTGTACTATtctcatggccgtaggaacggggagggttttgggggttaaaccccccccatgaaggtccaaaaaagcaagcaagCTATTATACTCtacactttaaattttaatttcataataaaattataataatagcgctaagttattcaagagtaacaatctagactaaaaaacCTAATGCCAAAACCCCAAAAACCCATCTCAAGTTCACAATTTAGCTACAGTTTCTCAGACAAATTTCACTTGTTCATAGGATAAGATtgacagaattttttcaacacgtatccggaccagacaaatccgggctgttttatataaaaatcttgaaaaacccGAGTATTggaattcaaaattgtcgaccaaaatccgagcaatatccgagaaattttggtaaaaatctaGAAATTACTCATCCAAAATCATGGaacaaaactcgaaaaaacctttcatgattctattttaaaacttgctttaaaa
This sequence is a window from Uranotaenia lowii strain MFRU-FL chromosome 3, ASM2978415v1, whole genome shotgun sequence. Protein-coding genes within it:
- the LOC129757944 gene encoding probable nucleoporin Nup54 isoform X1 yields the protein MFVKAFTLFSMLIEYKHIRKFNLRLISFQAGFGNFSFGAPQASTPAFGATQTVTSTAPSLFGGQAANTTTNTAFGGFGGATAPTAASTSAFSFGTNTAPVAAAAPAFGGFGTAATSTAGATGFGGFGATATTSAATGFGGFGTTATTSAPAFGGFGGFGTTTTSSAPSLFGQTNTNTNTGFGGFGTSFGAGAFGQQPANPGLAFGQTFQQQQQQQQQQPALTPEEAFAQSIFNVSIFGDERDTVIAKWNYLQAMLGTGKAFYSPTNPPVDITSSNYLCRFKTMGYTKLPGKENKAGLVGLTTNKSAGQVKDQQQQFVTSLGQIFGSKPNLAITVDSIKSLGENKCQIIIYVEEKSTTSNETKRVLATEVSNYLNQPTPKQQLSTLGVESVVALVLPEEDQLKEYLDNPPKGIDPRMWQQAKIDNPDPKRFIPVPMVGFQDLKWRIKCQEGETDIHISYLDKVEKEIAQLKQRHTNTTAKIMEHRRKFAELSHRILKIIVKQESTRKMGLSLSPEEEIIRSKLENMHALVSTPTQFKGKLSELLSQMRMQRNQWAHTGGVNEYTLDKESSEEMKNFLTMQQKAMSFLVETVNKDLKDLKIISDGMSRLIQS
- the LOC129757944 gene encoding probable nucleoporin Nup54 isoform X2; the encoded protein is MSFNFGNTSTTGLGSTSTPAKPGFGNFSFGAPQASTPAFGATQTVTSTAPSLFGGQAANTTTNTAFGGFGGATAPTAASTSAFSFGTNTAPVAAAAPAFGGFGTAATSTAGATGFGGFGATATTSAATGFGGFGTTATTSAPAFGGFGGFGTTTTSSAPSLFGQTNTNTNTGFGGFGTSFGAGAFGQQPANPGLAFGQTFQQQQQQQQQQPALTPEEAFAQSIFNVSIFGDERDTVIAKWNYLQAMLGTGKAFYSPTNPPVDITSSNYLCRFKTMGYTKLPGKENKAGLVGLTTNKSAGQVKDQQQQFVTSLGQIFGSKPNLAITVDSIKSLGENKCQIIIYVEEKSTTSNETKRVLATEVSNYLNQPTPKQQLSTLGVESVVALVLPEEDQLKEYLDNPPKGIDPRMWQQAKIDNPDPKRFIPVPMVGFQDLKWRIKCQEGETDIHISYLDKVEKEIAQLKQRHTNTTAKIMEHRRKFAELSHRILKIIVKQESTRKMGLSLSPEEEIIRSKLENMHALVSTPTQFKGKLSELLSQMRMQRNQWAHTGGVNEYTLDKESSEEMKNFLTMQQKAMSFLVETVNKDLKDLKIISDGMSRLIQS